The sequence CAATATCGTTTTATTCCTGACCTGGTCAATTTTTGATAAGGATACAATGTACGATCGGTGTACCCTTACAAAGGCATGTGCAGGTAGTTTTTCCAGCATTACTTTCATCGTCATGCGGATCACGAGTGCTGGCTGATTGAGGAGATGGATTTTCAGATAGTCATCCAAACCTTCAATAAACAATATATCCTTCAGGTCAATTCTTGTTAACCCATAATCCACACGTAATACCAGTTGTTGCTGATCATTTTTCTGTAAACTTTGCTGGTATTTTAGCTGGGCCTGTGCTTTTTGTACGGCCTGTTGAAAACGCTCGAAGGTAAAGGGTTTCAACAGGTAATCCACTGCATTCAGGTTAAATCCCTCTACAGCATATTCACTATGTGCAGTGGTGAAGATCACCATCGGTTGCTGGGTAATAGATTTATATAGATCAGTGCCTGGAATGGAAGGCATGTTGATATCAAGAAATAGCAGATCTACAGGAGATTGAGAGATGTATTGCAGGGCTTCTTCCGGTTTGTTGAACGTGTGTTGCAGCCGCACGAAATCGATGCGCTCACAGAAGTTTGAGATCAGGGTCAGTGCCGGCAATTCATCATCTATGGCAATAGCTTGTATGATCATAAGAGTTGCAATGAAAGTGAAACGGAAAAGTGATCGGCAGCATCTGTAATATCCAGTGTATGCCTGCCGGGATACAGGAGTTCCAGGCGTTTCCTGGTATTCTCTATCCCCAGTCCGCTGCTGGCAGCAGGGATGTCATTGAAAGCAACTTTTTTGTTGAATACATGAAATTTTAATAGTTGCTTCCCGATGGCAATGTCGATTTTGATATCCGCATTTTCAGAGGCATTGATGCCATATTTGAAGGCATTTTCCAAAAATGAAATCAGTATCAGCGGCGCAATCAGCTGGCCGGAAGGTGCACCATTCACGGTAAATGCAAGTGGGAGGGAAGTGCCGAAACGGATACGCTGTAACTCGATGTAGTCGCATATATAATCAATCTCTCTTGAAAGAGGTACCATGTGATGACCGGCATCGTTAAGCACATACCGCATCATGCCGGATAGTTTGACCACGGCAGTCGGTGTTTCATCAGATTTTACCACAGCCAGTGAGTAGATGCTATTGAGCACATTGAAAAGGAAATGAGGATTGATCTGTGCTTTCAGGTAAGACAGTTCCGCATTGAGTTTCTCCTGTTCTGCCTGTTTCCATCGGTTACGGATTTTCAGGATCAGAGAGAAAAATAAGACGGCCAGAAAAAGGAAGATCTGGTGCCCCATGTCTATCAATAAGGAATGTTTATGCGGCTCAGGACGGTTGCTAAAATGGCTGAATTCAGGCGGGAGAGGAGGCATTCCCTGTGGCCGTTGATGAAACACATTATCACCCACTATCAGTGCATTGGGTAGTAATACAATCAACCCAAAGCAAATAATAGCCAGTGCAAAAAAGCTAACATACTTCCTGCGGAAGTAAAAAGTAGGTATGAGCCAGAAGAAATTGAAGTAAAAGAATAGCAGTAGCAGGACATATACGATAAAGTCCTTCATAGCTGGCGGAAACCGCAGCAGGTCGTATAGATTGTTGGCATCAGGAGAAAAAACAATCGGCAGCGCCAGGAAGGTAACGCAGCCGGCTATGTGGATCAATAGCTGTCTAATTTTATCGCCTGTTAGTACTGAAGTCATGTATTACAAATATAAACTTTTACTTTTTTCATTTGGATAGGCCAGCTAAAGGCCATTCTTTTCGCAGACTCCGTATTTTTGTAACATGATCAAACGAATCCTTGGACTTTGTTTCCTCCTGCCGCAGCTGTTACATGCGCAATTACCAGAGAAGAACTATCCTCGTGGGTACTTCCGCAATCCACTGGATATACCTATCCAACTGGCAGGTAATTTTGGCGAGCTCCGCCCTAACCACTTCCACGCGGGGCTTGACATCAAAACCCAGCAAAGGGAAAACCTGCTGGTACATGCCGCTGCAGATGGTTATGTAAGCCGCATAGGCGTATCCCACACCGGGTATGGCAATGTAGTCTATATCACCCACCCCAATGGGTATACTACCGTATATGGTCACCTGAACCGTTTCTTCCCCGCTCTGGAAGAATACGTAAAGCAGCAGCAATATTCCGCAGAAAGCTGGGTACAGGATCTGAAGATCCCCGCTGGCAGGTTTCCTGTAAAGAAAGGGGATTTGATTGCATGGAGTGGTAATACCGGTGGTTCAGCAGGTCCACATGTGCATTTCGAGATCAGAAGCACCCAGACAGAACACGGACTGAATCCGTTATTATTCGGTTTCGACATAGCAGATGCCACCGCGCCTGTCGTATCCCGCATTGCGATTTACGATATGGAACGGAGTATCTATGATCAATCCCCCATTATACTGCCTGTAAAGAAAGTAGGCGGTGAATATGTGACTACCGCCCCGGTGGTAAAAGTAAAAGCCGCCAGCATAGGATTGGGTTTGACTGCGGTAGATAAAATGAGTCCTACAGCGCCAAATACCTATGGTATTTACCAGGTGGTATTATTCGACGAAGATGTACCCAATACCAGCTTCACCATCGATAATATCGGTTTTGACGAGTCACTGTACATCAATGCACATATAGACTACAAAACGAAGAAAAGCGGTGGCCCATGGGTACAGCTGTTATTCACCCTGCCAGGCAATAAACTGAGCATTTACAAGGATATGCAGGGAGATGGTGTACTGGACCTGTCCGATGGCAAGCCACACCCTGTAAAGCTGCAGGTAAAGGATGCCTATGGCAATACCAGTGTAGTAAAAGTAACGCTCCAGCAGAATGGTGAGTCAGATAAGGAATCTTCCTGTGCAAATACCATGTATGCAGAGTCAAGGAATATCTTTGAAAACAACCAGGTGGAATTCTATCTGGATGAAACAGCGCTGTACGACAAGATCTGCTTCAACTATGCAGAACTGGATGGTAAGAGTGGCTTCTCTTCTTACCGCCTGCACACGCCACTGGTGCCTGTACACACACCTTTCAACCTCCGTCTGAAACCAGAAAAACCACTGCCCGCCAACCTGGCGAACAAAGTGGTAATGGTAAGAGAAGGTTTGGGTGAAACCATCACCGGTACGACCATAGATAATGGCTGGTATGTAGGTAAGTTCAGGGAGTTCGGTACCTTCCGTCTGGCAGTAGATACAATTGCACCTAAGATTACGATCATCGGTGGGTTAAAGAGTGGAGCAAAACTGTCCGCAGCAACTAAACTATCTTTTGCTATGAGCGATGCAAATGGTATTAAGAGTTACCGTGCTGAACTGGATGGCAAGTGGCTGATGTTCTCCCGTCGTAGCAATGTGCTGACATATAACTTCGATAATCACTGCCCTGCAGGCAACCATATGCTGACATTAACTGTTACAGATTTGGCCGGTAATGCATCGGTGTATACATTTAAATTTACAAGATGACACATTTGAAAGAAGGAGATAAAGCCCCCATATTTAAAGGGGTAGACCAGTCAGGGAATATGGTTTCCCTGTCTGACCTGAAAGGAAAGAAAGTAATACTGTATTTCTATCCAAAAGATATGACGCCTGGATGTACGGCACAGGCCTGCAACCTTCGTGATAATTACACAGCTTTATTGCAGAAAGGATATGCAGTGGTCGGTGTAAGTACAGATGGTGAAAAGAGCCATCAGAAATTTGCAGAGAAGTATGAACTGCCGTTTCCTTTATTAGCTGATGAGGATAAGAAGATCGTGGAGCAGTATGGTGTATGGGGGGAAAAGAAGTTTATGGGGAAGGTATATGATGGAACGCATAGGACGACTTTCCTTATTAATGAAAACGGTGTGATTGATAAGATCATTTCCAAACCAGATACAAAGAATCACACAGAAGAAATTCTCGAAATCTGGAAATAAGTAATTTGCATTCAGGGCCTCCGCAGGAGCCGCATGCCAAAAACAAACCCTGATCGCTAAGCGATCAGGGTTTGTTTTTGCGCGTAAATAAAAGAGGCGCGGTCATTCGACCGCGCCTCTTTTATTTATTTATAAGTTGAAACTATCTCTTCTGACGTTGTTTCTTAAACAGGTTACCTGTCTTAAACTTATTACCCTCAGGGCTACCTACACGGTCCATTGCACAACGGAAACCTACTGTATTAGTCGCCATATCTTCCTGCATGTAACGACGTGTACCAGGAGACAACCAATAAGCTCTGTCATTCCAGCTACCACCTTTTACCACGTGAGATTTATCATTGATCAGGGAAGTTACACCATAACCATACTCAACCTGTGACAGGGTATCACCATCCAGATAGTTGATCACATCACCTTTCTGGTAGTTCAGACGGTTAGCACTTTCCTCATCCGTTACATCACGCATTTTCAGGTGACCCAGGCTATCCTTTTCAGGCTCATTCTCACCATTCATATAAGTAGTCTGGAACTTGTTACCACGGAAGTAGTTGAAGTCATCACCGTCGATTGGGTTCAGCGGACGATAAACGTCCAATACCCACTCGCTCACGTTACCAGACATATTATAGATACCGAAAGTATTCGGGAAGTAAGCAGTGATCGGACCAGGAATAGACGCACGGTCATTCAGACCACCGGCCATACCCATGTTATCACCAGAACCACGCTTGAAGTTCGCCAGGAACTGACCTTGCCATGCACCACGGCGGATATCTCTCAAACCACTGTTGTTGGTACCCCAGGAATACACCTGTTTGTTCATGATCAACTCCTCACCACGTTTACCTTCTTTCTTGGAAGGACCAGGGTTCTGGCCAATGTAACCCAGTGCCGCATATTCCCACTCAGCTTCTGTTGGGAGACGGTAGTTAGGTAACATTACACCATCCTCGAACTGAGCAGTACGCGGAGAACCATCCGAGTTTCTGAACTGTTCTTTGGTTTGTTTAGTCATCTTGCCGGGAATACCTTCGTACAGACCAGCCGTGTAAGACTTGGTATCGAATGTATTGTCATCGGCCTGATTGTTCATATCTGTTTTAGACAGCAGTCCTTTTTCGATCAGCAGCTTTTCATTCACACGGTTAGAACGCCATTTACAGTAGTCAACAGCTTGTTTCCAGTTCACACCTACTACCGGATAATCGTTGTAGGCCGGGTGACGGAAGTAATACTCTACCAGCGGCTCGTTGTAAGCCAGCTCGCTACGCCATACCAGGGTATCTGGCAGTGCCTGACGATAAACAGCAGGGAAAGACTCGTTGTACATGCGACGTAACCAATGCAGATACTCACGATAGTGTATGTTGGCTACCTCTGATTCATCAATATAAAAAGATGATACAGTGATACGACGTGGAATGTTATTCCAGTCAGCCATTACGTCCTGTTCGGTCGCACCCATGGCAAAGGTACCACCTTGTACGAATACAAGACCAGGGCCAGTTTGCTGATCTTTATTTTTTGCCACACTGAAACCACCCATTTTTGGGTCATTATAGTTCCAGCCGGTAGCGGTGGATTTATCCTTCTTTTTACTGAAGGCCCCGCCGCCATTCTTATTACAGGCAGTCATTGACAGCATGACACTGGCGCCTAAGAGGAATGAGACAGAGGTTAATCTATGCATGCGATTCAACTTTATTATTTGATATTTATGGTAAACGCAAATTTAGCACATTTTATTTTATAGTAAAAATAATTAATCTGTAAGCCTTTGCGTTCTAATTAGACGTATCATGTTTTAAATCAATGCTTTGTATTTTAAAAGGCAGCATGGCATACGTATTAATTTAATATTATCTGCGTCCCATGATTTGCTTTTGTTCACAAGGTTTTCCCCTTTTGGTATACTAATATACGGTTTTCAGGATTGCTGTGATATGGTAAGCAATTTTTCCTTGTTCCAGCGTCTACTGGTTGGTCGATTCTGGGAATAAATATAGAGTAATTTTATTATGTTTGCGCAAATTCCCTGCATGAAATTTTATGGACTGTATTACATACTGTTAGGTATGGTGACCTGGCTGTTGCCGGGGCATTCTTCAGCCCGTACATTACCCCATGCAGACCATTCTGTACTTGCCTCCG is a genomic window of Chitinophaga sp. LS1 containing:
- a CDS encoding LytR/AlgR family response regulator transcription factor, translated to MIIQAIAIDDELPALTLISNFCERIDFVRLQHTFNKPEEALQYISQSPVDLLFLDINMPSIPGTDLYKSITQQPMVIFTTAHSEYAVEGFNLNAVDYLLKPFTFERFQQAVQKAQAQLKYQQSLQKNDQQQLVLRVDYGLTRIDLKDILFIEGLDDYLKIHLLNQPALVIRMTMKVMLEKLPAHAFVRVHRSYIVSLSKIDQVRNKTILIGTQEIPIGSSYEANFHTWFK
- a CDS encoding histidine kinase, translating into MTSVLTGDKIRQLLIHIAGCVTFLALPIVFSPDANNLYDLLRFPPAMKDFIVYVLLLLFFYFNFFWLIPTFYFRRKYVSFFALAIICFGLIVLLPNALIVGDNVFHQRPQGMPPLPPEFSHFSNRPEPHKHSLLIDMGHQIFLFLAVLFFSLILKIRNRWKQAEQEKLNAELSYLKAQINPHFLFNVLNSIYSLAVVKSDETPTAVVKLSGMMRYVLNDAGHHMVPLSREIDYICDYIELQRIRFGTSLPLAFTVNGAPSGQLIAPLILISFLENAFKYGINASENADIKIDIAIGKQLLKFHVFNKKVAFNDIPAASSGLGIENTRKRLELLYPGRHTLDITDAADHFSVSLSLQLL
- a CDS encoding M23 family metallopeptidase; translation: MIKRILGLCFLLPQLLHAQLPEKNYPRGYFRNPLDIPIQLAGNFGELRPNHFHAGLDIKTQQRENLLVHAAADGYVSRIGVSHTGYGNVVYITHPNGYTTVYGHLNRFFPALEEYVKQQQYSAESWVQDLKIPAGRFPVKKGDLIAWSGNTGGSAGPHVHFEIRSTQTEHGLNPLLFGFDIADATAPVVSRIAIYDMERSIYDQSPIILPVKKVGGEYVTTAPVVKVKAASIGLGLTAVDKMSPTAPNTYGIYQVVLFDEDVPNTSFTIDNIGFDESLYINAHIDYKTKKSGGPWVQLLFTLPGNKLSIYKDMQGDGVLDLSDGKPHPVKLQVKDAYGNTSVVKVTLQQNGESDKESSCANTMYAESRNIFENNQVEFYLDETALYDKICFNYAELDGKSGFSSYRLHTPLVPVHTPFNLRLKPEKPLPANLANKVVMVREGLGETITGTTIDNGWYVGKFREFGTFRLAVDTIAPKITIIGGLKSGAKLSAATKLSFAMSDANGIKSYRAELDGKWLMFSRRSNVLTYNFDNHCPAGNHMLTLTVTDLAGNASVYTFKFTR
- the bcp gene encoding thioredoxin-dependent thiol peroxidase — translated: MTHLKEGDKAPIFKGVDQSGNMVSLSDLKGKKVILYFYPKDMTPGCTAQACNLRDNYTALLQKGYAVVGVSTDGEKSHQKFAEKYELPFPLLADEDKKIVEQYGVWGEKKFMGKVYDGTHRTTFLINENGVIDKIISKPDTKNHTEEILEIWK
- a CDS encoding SUMF1/EgtB/PvdO family nonheme iron enzyme is translated as MHRLTSVSFLLGASVMLSMTACNKNGGGAFSKKKDKSTATGWNYNDPKMGGFSVAKNKDQQTGPGLVFVQGGTFAMGATEQDVMADWNNIPRRITVSSFYIDESEVANIHYREYLHWLRRMYNESFPAVYRQALPDTLVWRSELAYNEPLVEYYFRHPAYNDYPVVGVNWKQAVDYCKWRSNRVNEKLLIEKGLLSKTDMNNQADDNTFDTKSYTAGLYEGIPGKMTKQTKEQFRNSDGSPRTAQFEDGVMLPNYRLPTEAEWEYAALGYIGQNPGPSKKEGKRGEELIMNKQVYSWGTNNSGLRDIRRGAWQGQFLANFKRGSGDNMGMAGGLNDRASIPGPITAYFPNTFGIYNMSGNVSEWVLDVYRPLNPIDGDDFNYFRGNKFQTTYMNGENEPEKDSLGHLKMRDVTDEESANRLNYQKGDVINYLDGDTLSQVEYGYGVTSLINDKSHVVKGGSWNDRAYWLSPGTRRYMQEDMATNTVGFRCAMDRVGSPEGNKFKTGNLFKKQRQKR